One segment of Verrucomicrobiia bacterium DNA contains the following:
- a CDS encoding NAD(P)-dependent oxidoreductase: MSETGATNLNSKYAWRELTRQGLPKRSASERAADFLEIYGLYDEATAREQASRCIQCPNPSCVMGCPLCNPIPEWMLLTAEGRFLEAAAVLGSVTNMAEICARVCPSDHLCEGACILESISEPVSIQGLEQFLIEYAFAHGQVDASTAPPNGLKIAVLGSGPGGLACAEELAKKGYAVSIFDSDVVPGGLLVNGVPAFKLDQSIVQRRIDLLKKRGVAFCLGLKPGKDITLAQLRTGFDAVMIGIDWRQARPLDVPGAELKGAIQALPFLLQKNTSIPLQLSALDITGQRVVVLGAGDTAMDCLRAAIRYGARETLCVYRRGEREMPCSRQEYRNAREEGARFLFQAAPVAVLGRGTESVSGLRLIRTRLESAGTERLSFSPQPGTEFEIDADCVILALGFMPAPSSEDDDFNMLARNDWGGLAVDSNLMTSMPGVFAGGDIVRGPTSILHAVRDARLAAARIHSYLAQTSPPSP; this comes from the coding sequence ATGAGCGAGACTGGCGCAACGAACTTGAACTCGAAATACGCCTGGCGCGAATTAACCCGCCAGGGATTGCCAAAACGCTCCGCATCCGAACGAGCGGCTGATTTTCTCGAAATCTACGGGCTCTATGATGAGGCCACCGCCCGTGAACAGGCCAGCCGCTGCATCCAATGCCCCAACCCCAGTTGTGTGATGGGATGCCCGCTGTGCAACCCTATCCCCGAATGGATGCTGCTCACCGCTGAAGGCCGCTTTCTGGAAGCCGCGGCAGTCCTGGGTTCGGTCACCAACATGGCCGAAATCTGCGCCCGGGTCTGCCCGAGCGACCATCTCTGCGAGGGAGCCTGCATCCTGGAATCGATTTCGGAGCCGGTTTCCATCCAGGGCCTCGAACAGTTTCTCATCGAGTATGCCTTTGCCCATGGCCAGGTCGATGCCAGCACCGCTCCGCCCAACGGGCTGAAGATCGCGGTTCTGGGCTCCGGCCCGGGCGGCCTCGCCTGCGCCGAGGAGCTGGCAAAGAAGGGCTACGCGGTCAGCATTTTTGATTCCGATGTGGTTCCGGGCGGGTTGTTGGTCAACGGCGTTCCGGCTTTCAAGCTGGACCAATCCATCGTTCAACGCCGCATCGATTTGTTGAAAAAGCGCGGGGTTGCGTTTTGCCTCGGCCTGAAACCAGGAAAGGATATCACCCTTGCGCAATTGCGAACCGGTTTCGACGCCGTGATGATCGGGATCGATTGGCGCCAGGCGCGCCCACTCGATGTGCCGGGTGCGGAACTCAAAGGGGCCATCCAGGCGCTGCCCTTTCTTTTGCAAAAGAATACGTCGATTCCCCTGCAACTGTCCGCGCTGGACATCACCGGCCAGCGGGTGGTCGTTTTGGGCGCAGGCGACACCGCCATGGATTGTTTGCGCGCTGCCATCCGGTACGGAGCGCGTGAGACCCTTTGTGTCTATCGCCGGGGCGAGCGCGAAATGCCCTGCTCGAGGCAGGAATATCGCAATGCCCGCGAAGAAGGGGCGCGGTTCCTCTTCCAGGCGGCGCCCGTCGCCGTACTCGGACGCGGCACCGAGTCGGTGTCCGGTTTGCGCCTGATCCGCACCCGGCTCGAATCGGCAGGGACCGAACGGCTCAGCTTTAGCCCTCAACCCGGAACGGAATTTGAGATAGACGCCGATTGCGTGATCCTGGCATTGGGATTTATGCCGGCGCCTTCCTCGGAGGATGATGATTTCAACATGCTCGCAAGGAACGATTGGGGGGGCCTTGCCGTCGATTCAAACCTCATGACCTCGATGCCGGGAGTTTTCGCCGGTGGCGACATCGTGCGCGGGCCCACTTCGATTCTGCACGCCGTGCGCGATGCGCGCCTGGCAGCCGCCCGCATTCATTCTTATCTGGCTCAAACCTCTCCGCCCAGCCCGTGA
- a CDS encoding NADH-quinone oxidoreductase subunit N — translation MTNSTILLFLPETVLLLGALVLFCLSLGESQTSKTRVAALVIVGFSIASCLFCFGQEGALFYGAYRVDLFSQVLKLALSGGLLLILLLGGNLSDIRDDVKPEYYLFLTISVSGLTMLVSCIDLITLVVALEISAFPLYLMVPMRRERQGQRSQMESAIKYIMFGVAANGVMFFGMSYLFGLTGTTSLPSLLLRLQPVIHSPLAIVGLAMMLVGLYYKLAIFPFHFWTPDVYQGAANETAGLIASLPKIGGVAVLVRFVSLATPDHTTIALLLTVLAASSMFYGNLIALMQKDFKRMLGFSGIAHAGYALMGLVALDEAGYSAALYYIIGYVLMVLACFVVICKVSRDGSNVRIEELAGLHRRAPLLALTLAVGVFALAGMPPFVGFMGKLTLLSAALAKGHLALVIIAVVNAAIAIYYYLGVVREAWFRDPGELPPIRLDWPTRVLCVLLIGGILALGVVPARVLDTISTSVARANLTPSTAVLAVEVKSKEMKPAPP, via the coding sequence ATGACGAATTCCACCATCCTGCTTTTTTTGCCTGAGACGGTCCTCCTGCTAGGGGCCTTGGTATTGTTCTGTTTGAGTTTAGGCGAATCCCAGACGAGCAAAACCCGGGTTGCTGCGCTCGTCATTGTCGGCTTCTCCATTGCATCTTGCCTGTTTTGCTTCGGCCAGGAAGGCGCTCTTTTTTATGGCGCCTATCGGGTGGACCTGTTTTCCCAGGTGCTCAAGCTGGCCCTGAGTGGTGGACTGCTGCTGATCCTGTTGCTAGGCGGCAACCTTTCGGATATCCGCGACGATGTTAAACCGGAGTACTACCTGTTCCTGACCATCAGTGTCAGCGGGTTGACGATGCTGGTCAGTTGCATCGACTTGATTACTTTGGTGGTAGCCCTCGAGATCTCCGCGTTCCCCCTCTATCTCATGGTCCCCATGCGGCGCGAACGCCAGGGCCAGCGCAGCCAAATGGAGTCCGCTATTAAGTACATCATGTTCGGCGTGGCGGCCAACGGCGTGATGTTCTTTGGGATGAGTTACCTCTTTGGCCTGACCGGGACAACATCCTTGCCGAGCCTGTTGCTCAGGCTCCAGCCGGTCATCCATTCGCCCCTGGCGATCGTCGGCCTGGCCATGATGCTCGTCGGTCTTTACTACAAACTCGCCATCTTCCCATTCCATTTCTGGACGCCGGATGTGTACCAAGGCGCCGCCAATGAGACCGCCGGCTTGATAGCGTCCCTGCCCAAAATCGGCGGGGTGGCGGTGCTGGTCCGCTTTGTGTCTTTGGCGACACCGGACCACACGACGATCGCCTTGCTCCTGACCGTCCTGGCAGCCAGCTCGATGTTCTACGGCAACCTCATCGCCTTGATGCAAAAGGATTTCAAACGCATGCTCGGCTTCTCCGGCATTGCCCACGCCGGCTATGCCTTGATGGGATTGGTCGCCCTGGACGAAGCCGGTTACTCTGCTGCCCTCTATTATATCATCGGCTATGTGCTGATGGTCCTGGCGTGCTTTGTTGTCATCTGCAAAGTCTCCCGCGACGGCTCGAATGTGCGCATCGAGGAATTAGCCGGCCTGCACCGCCGGGCGCCTTTGCTGGCGCTGACGCTGGCCGTCGGGGTGTTTGCCCTGGCGGGCATGCCGCCTTTCGTCGGCTTCATGGGCAAGCTGACCCTGCTCTCCGCCGCCTTGGCCAAGGGCCATCTGGCGCTGGTTATCATCGCGGTCGTCAATGCTGCCATTGCTATTTATTACTATTTGGGCGTCGTACGCGAGGCCTGGTTCCGTGACCCCGGCGAGTTGCCGCCGATCAGGCTGGATTGGCCGACTCGCGTCCTGTGTGTTCTGCTCATTGGAGGCATTCTTGCCCTGGGCGTTGTGCCGGCCCGCGTGCTGGATACCATCTCGACATCGGTCGCCCGGGCAAACCTCACGCCCTCAACCGCTGTCCTGGCAGTCGAAGTTAAATCGAAGGAAATGAAACCCGCTCCACCATAA
- a CDS encoding NADH-quinone oxidoreductase subunit M: MILSGYNETALSVLIFSPLVAAAIAVLVRNETLLRWWTLLFTSAAALFSLPLFWRFDVSTANFQFVEDVPWVPALKTHYALGIDGISLLLVLLTTLMMPLCVLASWRYIQTRVKEFMICLLIMETAMVGVFCALDLVLFFVFWEAMLIPMALLIGIWGGPRKIYAALKFFIYTMAGSVFLLVAIIALYLKTGTFSIPELMGRSLPQSFQCWIFLAFFISFAIKVPMFPFHTWLPAAHVEAPTAGSVLLASVLLKMGTYGFLRFSLPMTPYATAVFTPYVLALSVVAILYGGLTALAQTDLKKLVAYSSVAHMGFATLGIFALNKVGIEGAVLVMINHGVTTGALFIVVGIIYERLHTRDLGQAAGMGKVMPIFALFAGVFALSSLAFPGTNSFIGEFLVLSGGFAVSKAMMVCVVPGVILAAAYMLRMLQKVAYGGTRNPDHSHLSDLGVREVVTLAPLLVLVFWIGLHPAPLTRVMEASVQHLMEQTHPATGLAVLDPK; the protein is encoded by the coding sequence ATGATCCTTTCCGGCTATAACGAAACGGCGCTCAGTGTCCTGATCTTCAGTCCGCTGGTCGCGGCGGCCATCGCTGTCCTCGTAAGGAACGAAACCCTGTTGCGTTGGTGGACGTTGCTCTTCACCTCAGCCGCCGCCCTTTTCTCCCTGCCGTTGTTCTGGCGATTTGATGTCTCAACGGCGAATTTTCAGTTTGTTGAAGACGTGCCCTGGGTCCCGGCGCTCAAAACCCATTACGCCCTGGGCATCGATGGAATCAGCCTCCTGCTGGTGCTGCTGACGACGCTCATGATGCCCTTATGCGTGCTGGCTTCCTGGCGCTACATCCAGACCCGGGTCAAGGAGTTCATGATCTGCCTTTTGATCATGGAGACGGCGATGGTGGGTGTTTTTTGCGCATTGGACCTGGTCCTCTTTTTTGTCTTTTGGGAGGCCATGCTCATCCCGATGGCCTTGCTGATTGGCATCTGGGGCGGGCCGCGCAAAATCTACGCGGCACTTAAGTTTTTCATCTACACGATGGCTGGGTCGGTCTTCCTGCTGGTGGCCATTATCGCACTGTATCTCAAGACCGGCACCTTCAGCATCCCCGAACTCATGGGCCGCTCGTTGCCGCAGAGTTTTCAATGCTGGATATTCCTGGCGTTCTTTATCTCTTTTGCGATTAAGGTGCCGATGTTCCCATTCCATACCTGGCTGCCGGCAGCTCATGTGGAAGCCCCTACCGCCGGCAGCGTCTTGCTCGCAAGTGTTCTGCTCAAGATGGGCACCTATGGCTTTCTGCGTTTTTCCCTGCCAATGACGCCTTACGCGACCGCGGTGTTCACGCCGTACGTACTGGCATTATCCGTGGTAGCCATCCTTTACGGCGGTCTGACGGCCCTTGCCCAGACGGACCTGAAAAAGCTGGTTGCCTATTCGAGCGTGGCGCATATGGGCTTTGCCACCTTGGGAATTTTTGCCCTGAACAAGGTCGGCATCGAGGGAGCTGTCCTTGTGATGATCAATCACGGGGTCACCACGGGCGCCCTGTTCATCGTAGTGGGAATTATTTACGAGCGGTTGCACACCCGGGATTTGGGGCAAGCGGCGGGCATGGGCAAGGTCATGCCTATCTTCGCGCTCTTTGCCGGCGTCTTCGCCCTGTCCTCTTTGGCTTTCCCCGGCACAAACAGCTTCATTGGCGAGTTCCTGGTGCTTAGCGGCGGCTTTGCGGTTTCCAAAGCGATGATGGTCTGTGTCGTGCCGGGGGTCATTCTTGCCGCTGCTTATATGCTTCGGATGCTCCAGAAGGTCGCTTACGGGGGCACTCGAAATCCGGACCATTCGCATCTGAGCGATCTCGGCGTGCGCGAGGTCGTCACATTGGCGCCCCTGCTGGTGCTGGTTTTCTGGATTGGGCTGCATCCCGCGCCTCTGACACGGGTCATGGAGGCCAGTGTCCAACATCTCATGGAACAAACTCACCCCGCCACCGGGCTGGCCGTCCTGGACCCAAAATGA
- a CDS encoding Na(+)/H(+) antiporter subunit D → MTHFWLHPALILILGSLLLPFLPARLKKCYLLLIPVLVFARTLTMTAGSFGHVQFLDWELVFGRVDRLSLVFGYIMSLMCILGTLYGMHVKEDSQHIAAWFYVAGSIGAIYAGDFITLFLFWELMAFSSVFLIWFRGRRQSLGAGLRYLLVHVTGGLALLMGIVMHCRAQGNWAFNALDVQHPTPAIYLIMIGFILNAAVPPLHAWLPDAYGEATFNGAVFMCAFTTKTAVYALCRGFAGMGILVPLGVIMALYGVVYAVLENDSRRLLAYHIISQVGYMVAAVGLGTEMAINGACAHAFAHILYKGLLFMGCGAVLHMTGESKFTELGGLWKKMPWTFLFTLIGGLSISAFPLFSGFVSKSMIISAGFEQHKFWVGFLLLLASAGTFLHTGLKVPYFIWFGKNKPRQEVLDKAAEPPWNMNAAMFITAALCIFIGCYTPYLYKMLPYPQEALKYQPYTAYHIFETLQILLFTGLGFFLLLKKLVPEPTISLDMDWFYRMGGRAFFWLARKPVQGADTFVGELYRLAGLIPLMFSARLAGLFDNRVIDGLVDGLAAGIGGVGRRLRSAQRGQMQENLTFAFAVAAMLIVALIWYSNR, encoded by the coding sequence ATGACTCATTTTTGGCTTCATCCTGCATTGATTCTCATCCTGGGCAGCTTGCTGCTGCCATTCCTGCCGGCCCGTCTCAAGAAGTGTTACCTGCTGCTCATCCCGGTGCTGGTCTTTGCCCGAACGTTGACCATGACCGCTGGCAGTTTTGGCCACGTGCAATTTCTTGATTGGGAACTGGTGTTTGGGCGCGTGGACCGCTTGAGCCTTGTTTTCGGCTATATTATGAGCCTGATGTGCATCCTGGGGACCCTTTACGGGATGCATGTCAAAGAGGATTCGCAGCATATCGCCGCCTGGTTTTATGTCGCCGGTTCCATTGGCGCTATCTACGCCGGGGACTTCATCACGCTCTTCCTCTTTTGGGAATTAATGGCTTTTTCCTCGGTGTTCCTGATTTGGTTCCGGGGCAGGCGGCAATCGCTCGGAGCCGGCTTGCGCTACCTGCTGGTGCACGTCACCGGCGGCCTGGCCCTGCTCATGGGCATAGTAATGCATTGCAGGGCTCAGGGGAACTGGGCCTTTAACGCGCTGGATGTTCAACACCCGACACCGGCCATTTACCTGATTATGATCGGGTTCATCCTCAATGCGGCCGTGCCGCCGCTGCATGCCTGGCTGCCCGATGCCTACGGCGAAGCTACTTTCAACGGCGCGGTGTTCATGTGCGCCTTTACAACGAAAACCGCCGTGTACGCCTTGTGCCGGGGTTTTGCGGGGATGGGCATCCTGGTGCCGCTGGGAGTTATCATGGCGCTTTATGGCGTGGTGTACGCGGTGCTGGAAAACGACAGCCGGCGGCTGCTGGCCTATCACATCATCAGCCAGGTCGGTTACATGGTCGCAGCCGTTGGCCTGGGCACCGAGATGGCCATTAACGGCGCCTGTGCCCATGCCTTCGCCCACATCCTCTACAAGGGCCTGTTGTTCATGGGTTGCGGAGCCGTTCTTCACATGACCGGCGAAAGCAAGTTCACCGAGTTGGGCGGGCTTTGGAAAAAAATGCCCTGGACATTTTTGTTCACGCTAATAGGCGGCCTATCCATATCCGCCTTCCCGCTCTTTAGCGGGTTCGTCAGCAAATCGATGATCATCTCCGCTGGTTTTGAACAACACAAATTCTGGGTCGGATTCCTGCTCTTGCTGGCCTCAGCCGGCACGTTCCTCCACACTGGCCTGAAAGTCCCATACTTCATTTGGTTCGGGAAAAACAAGCCTCGGCAGGAAGTCTTGGACAAGGCGGCTGAACCGCCGTGGAACATGAACGCCGCCATGTTCATCACCGCAGCCCTCTGCATCTTTATCGGCTGCTATACGCCTTATCTGTACAAGATGCTGCCTTACCCTCAAGAGGCGCTGAAATATCAGCCCTACACGGCTTATCACATATTCGAGACGCTGCAGATTCTCCTTTTCACCGGGCTGGGTTTCTTCCTCTTGCTCAAAAAACTTGTGCCCGAGCCCACCATCAGCCTGGACATGGACTGGTTCTATCGCATGGGCGGGCGCGCCTTCTTCTGGCTGGCGCGCAAGCCGGTCCAGGGCGCCGATACGTTCGTGGGCGAACTGTATCGGCTGGCCGGTCTCATCCCGCTGATGTTCTCAGCGCGCCTGGCGGGCCTTTTCGATAACCGCGTTATTGACGGTCTGGTCGATGGCCTGGCAGCCGGTATAGGCGGTGTGGGCCGGCGGTTGCGCTCCGCCCAGCGCGGCCAAATGCAGGAGAACCTGACGTTTGCCTTTGCGGTCGCAGCCATGCTTATCGTGGCGCTGATTTGGTACTCGAACCGATAA
- a CDS encoding monovalent cation/H+ antiporter subunit D family protein, translating to MTPTTDIRLLLAILAPLIGAGLVMLFGKRPNLRETCSFLAAATLFAITASMIPAVLAGVRLHFVVFQLLPGLSIALRADALSMVFALSASFLWVVTVFYSAGYMRGLEEHAQTRFNTCFALALFGAIGCAFSDNLLTLYLFYEIVSICTYPLVAHHQDEEGYEGGKKYLVYLTATAKGLVLPAMVLIYVLSGTLDFATNIRTGIIPPNVHHGIIAALYVCCILGFAKNGVMPFHNWLPSAMVAPTPVSALLHAVAVVKVGVFSTVRVMLYVFGVDCMHALNLGLPTAYFVSFTIIVGSIVALSKDNLKARLAYSTVSQLSYIILGVALLTPAGIEGGLIHIANHAFSKITLFFCAGAIYVATHKKNISEMSGLGRAMPFTFGAFALASLSMIGAPPVAGFVTKWYLLNGAFDAGSIGIIVILLASTLLNAAYFAPVVYQGFFGKSSEADAHHQYSEAHPALVIPLSITAVISVLIGLYPAFFMRFVQHLIS from the coding sequence ATGACACCCACAACCGACATCCGGCTTCTGCTGGCCATCCTGGCGCCGCTCATTGGCGCCGGCCTGGTCATGCTCTTCGGCAAACGCCCCAATCTGCGCGAGACCTGCTCGTTCCTGGCGGCCGCGACCCTGTTTGCCATCACTGCATCGATGATCCCCGCAGTCCTCGCTGGCGTCCGCTTGCATTTTGTGGTGTTTCAATTGCTGCCGGGCTTGAGTATCGCGCTGCGAGCCGACGCCCTGTCGATGGTCTTCGCATTATCGGCCTCATTTCTGTGGGTAGTGACCGTGTTCTACTCGGCCGGTTACATGCGCGGTCTCGAGGAGCACGCCCAAACCCGCTTTAACACCTGTTTCGCTCTGGCCTTGTTCGGCGCCATCGGCTGTGCCTTCTCGGATAATCTGCTGACCTTGTATCTGTTTTACGAAATCGTCAGCATCTGCACCTACCCGCTGGTCGCCCATCATCAGGATGAGGAAGGGTATGAAGGCGGAAAGAAATACCTGGTGTATTTGACGGCGACAGCCAAGGGCCTCGTGCTACCGGCGATGGTTCTCATTTACGTGCTCTCGGGCACCCTGGATTTCGCCACCAACATCCGCACCGGCATCATCCCGCCGAACGTGCACCACGGGATCATCGCGGCGCTCTATGTCTGCTGCATCCTTGGGTTTGCCAAGAACGGTGTGATGCCGTTCCATAATTGGCTCCCCAGCGCCATGGTCGCTCCTACCCCCGTCAGCGCCCTGCTCCATGCCGTCGCGGTCGTCAAAGTCGGCGTCTTTTCCACCGTGCGTGTGATGCTTTACGTGTTCGGCGTGGACTGCATGCACGCGTTGAATCTGGGGCTGCCGACCGCTTACTTCGTCTCTTTCACCATTATCGTCGGCTCAATCGTCGCGTTGAGCAAAGACAACCTGAAAGCGCGGCTGGCCTATTCAACTGTGAGCCAGCTCTCGTACATCATCCTGGGCGTGGCGCTGTTGACCCCTGCGGGCATTGAGGGCGGTTTGATTCATATCGCCAATCATGCCTTTTCTAAAATCACATTGTTCTTTTGCGCCGGCGCCATTTACGTCGCGACTCATAAGAAAAACATTTCTGAGATGAGCGGTCTGGGCCGGGCGATGCCGTTCACCTTCGGGGCCTTCGCGCTGGCGTCTCTGAGTATGATTGGCGCTCCGCCAGTAGCCGGGTTTGTTACCAAATGGTATTTGCTCAATGGCGCGTTTGACGCGGGCTCGATCGGGATCATCGTGATACTCCTGGCCAGCACGCTGCTCAATGCGGCGTATTTCGCTCCAGTTGTTTACCAGGGCTTTTTTGGAAAAAGCTCCGAAGCCGACGCGCACCATCAATATAGTGAGGCGCATCCCGCCCTGGTTATTCCTTTGAGTATCACCGCGGTCATCTCGGTCCTGATTGGCCTTTATCCCGCATTTTTCATGCGCTTCGTGCAGCATCTCATCTCATGA
- the nuoK gene encoding NADH-quinone oxidoreductase subunit NuoK codes for MNFSPIYDRLDIFLMAAALLLAIGIYGLIRRRTLIGMLISGELIFSAASLNLMAFNRFTASDPAAGQIFVLFIMGLAAAEVAIALSIIIAVYRNYRSVKTAGLNELKG; via the coding sequence ATGAATTTCTCTCCTATTTACGACCGGCTCGACATCTTTTTAATGGCTGCGGCATTGCTGCTGGCCATTGGCATCTACGGGCTTATCCGGCGGCGCACATTGATCGGGATGTTGATCTCGGGCGAGTTGATCTTCTCGGCGGCCTCGCTAAACCTGATGGCCTTTAACCGCTTTACGGCCTCAGACCCCGCGGCGGGCCAGATTTTTGTCCTGTTCATTATGGGGTTGGCTGCCGCCGAGGTGGCGATTGCCTTGAGCATCATCATCGCCGTTTATCGCAATTATCGCTCGGTCAAAACTGCCGGGTTGAACGAACTCAAGGGATAA